Genomic segment of Truepera radiovictrix DSM 17093:
GGAGCAGCCGCTCGAGGCGCCGCTCGAGCGCCTCGAGCTGGGGCTCGAGCGCCGCGATCTCCTCGCGGGCCATCTCGGCGAGCTCGGGGTCGGCGAGCGCCTCGCGGGCGTTTTGCAACCCGTCTACGAGGTCTTTGTACTCCCTATAGGTGCGGACGATCGTCTGCAGTTCGCTGTAGCGCCCCATCGCCTCGCGGTAGCGCGCCTGGTCGGCGATGAGCTCGGGGTCGCCCAGGGAGGCCTCGAGCTCATCGAACTCGCGTCGTAGGTTTTCCAGCTTCTCGATCATTGCCTCAGTCTAACGCCAAAGCGCCCGCGGGAGCGGCGCGCTGGCTGCGTAGCGAGGCGTGTGCCGAGCGGGGTTTCGGGTACGCTCCCCAAGGCCCAGAGCCTAGGGCGCTGTCGGCGCGCCCAACGGGCGCCACGCCCCCCCCTGCCAACGCGCCGCGACGAGCGCGCCGCTCACCGCGACGCCGAGGCGCTGCGCGCTGGGTTGCAGCACCGCGCTCGAGCCCGCTACCGGCTCGAGCCCAAAGAGCACCTCGCGCAGCGCGGCGCGCAGGCGCGCCCGCTGGTCCTCGCCGCGGGCTGCGCCGCTTGTGAGACCGTAAGCGTAGGCCTGTTCAAACGCCCCGCCGAGCAGCTGCAAAGCGTCCCAGGCGTAGGCGCCCGCGAGGCTGCTCTCACCCCCGGAGAGCGCGCTCGCGCGCCGGTACCGCGCGCTCTGGGCGGCCGAGGGGTGCTCGGCGGCGAGGGCGAAGCCGAGGACAAAGGGGCTGACGACGGCGCGCGCCTCGAGCGCCGCGCCCTCTAGCCGCGCGCGCTGGAGGGCGCTCAGACCCTCTAGCGCGCGCGCCTCCAAGTAGACCGGGCCGGTGTAGCCGCGCGCTGCGAGGGCGGTGAGCGCCTCGCCCGCCCGCTCCCCCCAGACGACGACCGCGTCCGGCAGCCGGGTGATGGCGAGGAGCGCCTCGGGCGTCAGCGGGTCCCCGGACGCCACGGGATAGCGCTCGCTGCCGACGAGGCGTTCGCCGAGGCGCGCGCGCAGCACCGCCTCGGCGGTGTCGCCGGCGGGGGAGTAGGGCGCGAGGAGCGCGACGCGCGCCTGCGCCGCGAGGTGCCGGGCGAGCTCGGCGAGTTCGTACGCGCTCCCCGGCTCGAGGCTGAAAAACCCGCGCGTGGGCGCGCCCGCGCCCCTGGGGTGGCTTAACGCGAAGGTGGGCGGCGCGTCGGCGTCGAAAGCGGCCCGCACCGCGTCCGCGACCTCGGGGCTCGAGCAGCACACGAGCGCGTGCGCCCCCTCCGCGAGGAGCGCCGCGGCGTGTTCGGCGGCCCTCTGGGGATCGCTGCGGTCGTCGAGGACGCGCAGCTCGAGGCGGAGGCCGCGCGCGGCGAGGTCGCGTGCGGCGAGCTCGAGGGCTGCTGCTTGCGCGTTGCCGGTGTGTTCGTCCGCCCCGGAGAGGGAGAGCACCGCGCCGACACGTGGGGTTTCGGCGCGCGCCCACGTGAAGAGCGCGCAGAGGGCGTAGAGGAGGACAAGAGGCCGTTGCACCCCTTTACTATCGCCTCTCGCCTGAGAAAAAGGTGAACGCGGGGCGCGGCCGCGCCCCGTGCGACGGCGACCGGCGAGGTGCGGCGACGCGGGACCGACGCGTCCGCCGGCCGCCGCTCGACGGGGTCGCGTCACGGGGATCCGGGCGCTGCGCAAGGTGCGCTGCACGCCCTTGGTACACGCCTGGGCCGCAAAGGTGCCGCGTCTACGTCGTGCTACACTGTCGTCGTGAAGCTCATCCTCACTATCGTGCAGGACGCCGACGCCCCAAAGCTGCAAAACGCGCTTTTAGAGCACGGGTTGCGTTCGACCAAGCTCGCCTCGACGGGGGGGTTTTTGCGCGAGGGCAACACGACGTTTCTCCTCGGGGTCGAAGATCACCAGGTCGAACGCGCCAAGGCGATCATTCACGACGTCTGCCGCGAACGGAGCAAGATGTTGCGCCCGTTGCCCCACATGAGCGAGATGGGGCCGGTCATGCCCAACGAGCCGATCGAGGTCACCATCGGCGGGGCGACGGTGTTTATCCTCGACGTCGAAGAGTTCGCCAAGCTGTAAAGCGCGTCGCTGCGCAGGGGGTTGTGTACCTTTATACCACCTTGCCGAATGATTATGCGCCACCGCCCCGAGTAGACTAGAGCTGCTTTTTCGTAAGCGTCCCCTTGCACCGCAACCGAGCCGCGTCCGTCACGGGCGCTTTGTGGGGATTGGGAGCGCTGTAGCTGGACGCTAAACGCCAGGGGAGGTGAGGCGATCGGCGATCTGTAACCTGATGGCGTTTCTCGTGGCAGCGGGTTTTGGAGGGTAGCACATGACGGGACAGCAAGGAACGCAGCAGATCGAGCAGCTCCTTCACCACGACCTCACCCTAAAGCAGCTTATCGGGCTCGCCAACACGGTTAAAGAGACGCGCACACTCTCGCCGGTGCAGCGCACGAGGCTCCTACGCAACATCTCTCGCCGCATCTGGCAGCGCTCCGTCTGCGAGTACGACGGCTACTAGAAGCCCCCTGGGCTTTGTCGCGACAACCCCTCGGCGTCCGCCGAGGGGTTGTTAGCTGAGCGGGTCACGGGCTAAACGCGCGCGCTCAAAGGCTCCACGGCCGAGGCCCAAACCGCGAGAGGGTCTCGCGCCCCCGGCGTCAGCGGCGCTCGAGGCTGAGCGGGGGTTCAGGGTAAGCTGCGTCATGCGTTTTGTGACCTACGCTCTCGTCGCCTTCGCGCTCGGCGCCTGCTGCCCCGCACCCACAGCGCCGGGGGCGCCGCTCGCGCTGCGCGCCGAGGTCGTCGGCGCTGCGCCAGCCTCCGAGCAGCTCTACGTCCGCTCCCAGCAAGGCGGGCCGATCAGCAGCATTTCGGTCGCCGGAGCGTCGTTGCGCGCAGCCGACGGCGCGCCCCTCCCCTGGAGCGCCCTGCAAGCGGGTGGTGCCGAGGTCTACCTCACGGGTGGACCGGACGGCGCCGTGCGCGAGGTGCGCCTGCTCGGCCCGCTGCCCTGACGCCGCTCCCGCACGGCAAAAGCTGCCATCAGCGGGGTTGCAGCGCCCTTAGGTGAGCGCCTTGCCTCAGAGCACCCCTGCGCGCGCCTGTCAAAAGCCAGCTGCCATACGTCCATATGTGGCGTAACGCGCATATGTGGCGTAACGCGCAATGAGGGGTGAAGGGAGCCACTATGTTGGCGTATACTGGCCTAGACGTAGGCCAACATGAGCGGCGGGTACGGCCGGGCGTACCGCTCCCTCACCCAAGTTCAGCTTGTCAACGCCAACGGACTTGGGCATGGAGGCTCTGAGGAGGCTGGCATGACGATTCGGGTAAGCGGGAAGCGGGTGGGCCGCTTTGCGGCGGCGGTGCTGCTGTTGGGTGCGTTGGGGGCGTGCGACCGACCTTTGCGGGGACAGCGCGATGAGGTGCAGGGGGCGCTCGGGACGACGCGCGACGAACTCGTCGAGGCGCGTCAAGAGCTAGCCGCCTTAGAGCGCCGGCTCGCGGAGGCGCGGGCGGCGTCCGAGGGGGTGCGCGCGCAAGCCGAGGTCGTCGAGCGCGCGGGGGCGGCGCTCACCGATAACACCCAAGGGGCCGCCGCGCTGCGGGCCCGCACCGAGGCGTTGGAGCGCCGCGCCGCGGAGCTCGTCGAGGAGAACGCGCGGCTCACGACCGCGCTCGACGAGACGCGCGTGCGGCTCGCCGAGGTGCTCGATCAGGTGCAAATAGCCGAGCGCGAACGCGCGGAGCTGCTCGCAGAGCTCGAGAGCGCGCGCGCCGAGATCGCCGAACGCGAGGCGCAGGTGCGCGAGGCGGAGGCCGCGGGCGACACCCGCGTCGAGGCGGTGCTCGCCGAGCGCGACACGGCGCGCGCCGAGCTCGAGGCGCTGCGCGCCCGCGAGGCGCAGCTCGTCGAGCAGAGCGAGCGTTTGAGGACGCAGCTGGTCGCCTCCGAAGAGGCGATCACCGAAGCGGGCGAGGAGATCACCCGCCTTACCGACGAGCAGCGCCGCTTGACCCAAGAGCTGCAGAGCACCCGCAACGAGCTCGCCGCGCTCCCCACCCAGGAGGAGCTCAACGCGCTCCTCGAAGAGCGCGACACGCTGCTCAACGAGCTCGAGTCGGTGCGGGCGCAGCTCAACGAACGCCCCACCCAGGCGCAGCTGACCGCCGCGCGCGAGGAGGCCGAGGCGCTGCGGGCGCAGCTGCGCGACCGCCCGACGCCGGAGATCGTCGCCGCGCTCGAGGCGCAGGTCGCCGCGATTCAGTCCGAGCGCGACGCGCGCCCCACCCAGGCGACCTTGGAGGCCGCCGAAGCGCGCGTCGCCGAGCTCGAGGAGCGCCTCAACGCCCGCCCCACCCAGGCGCAGCTCAACGAGGCGCAGGCGCGCATCCGGGCGCTCGAGGCGCAGATCCAGGCGATCGAAGCCCAGGTCGGCCCGCAGCCGATCGTCAGGACGACCACCCAGCAGCTCGGCGGGGGCGGCGCGCAGCAGCCGGAGGCCCAGGAGGGTGAGGGGGCGCAGCCGGGTGCCGCGGGGGCGGACCAGGAAGAGGGCGCGGCGCCGGCTCAAGAGGCGGCGCAAGAACAGCAAGGACAACAAGAGGCGGCGCAAGAACAGCAAGGACAAGAAGAGGAGACCACCGGCGATAACGAGGGCAGCGGGGCGCAGTAGGTACCGCTACCCCTGCTTTGGGCCCCGCTCGGCGTCGTAAGGAGCGCGTATCGGTCCGTGGCCCCCCTTGCTATAGAGTGGGCTATGGACGCAAAAGAACTCTCAACGCTGCTGCAGAGCGCGAGCGGGGCGCTCTCCCGCCTCGCCGCCTCGCTGCCGGGTCAGCGCCCCGAGGTCGTGGTCGTGGAGCTCTCCGGGAGCTTCCCCGCCCGCAGGGCGAGGCGACCGCTCCCGAGGGCGCTCCCCGTCGCGCCGCGCGAGATGAGCCTGGAGGAGCTCACCGCGCAGCTTGAACGCCTCGCGCAGGCCCCGTGGCTCAAGGGGGTGCTCTTCCGCGTCGAGGGGCTCACCGTGGGCGGCGCGACGGCGGAGGCGCTGCGCGCGCTCGTCACTCGCCTGCGGCAGGCGGGCAAGCGCACGAGCTGCTACCTCACGCGCCTAGACCTGCTCAGCTACTTCGTCGCCAGCGCCGCCGACGAGGTCGTCTTGCCCGAGAGCGCCGAGCTGTCGGTCTTCGGGCTCGCCCTGGAGACCACCTTTATGCGCGACGCGCTCGCGCGTTACGGGATCGCCTTTGAAAAGCTCGCCCTGCGCGACTACAAAACGGCGGGCGACACGCTCGCGCGTCAGGAGATGAGCCCGGCGCAGCGCGAGCAGTACGGGCGGCTTTTGGAGAGCCTCGAGGCGACCCTGGTGGAGGCGATCGCCAGCTCGCGCGGCGTCGCCGCGGACACCGTCAGGGCGTGGTTCGACGAGGGCGTGACCTCAGCTTCGCGCGCGCTCGAGCTCGGCATGATCGACCGCGTCGCCTACGAAGACGAGCTCATTGGGCGGGGGCACAAACCGCTGCGCGAAGCCGCGCGCTTTTTCCCCGCGCCGCTCCCACCGCTGCGCTCGCGCAAGGTCGCCGTGATCACCCTAGAGGGCGCCATCGTCACGGGTCGCTCGCGCCGTTTGCCCTTGCCGCTGCCGCTCGTGGGGGGGAAGCAGGCGGGTGCAGAGACGCTGCTGCGGGCCTTTCGCGCCGCCGAGGCCGACGACGGGGTCGCCGCGGTGGTCTTCTACGTCAACTCGGGCGGCGGCTCGGCCTTGGCGAGCGACCTCATCTGGCGCGAGGTGGTGCGGCTGAGGCGCAAGAAACCGGTCGTCGCGGTGATGGGGGAGGTCGCCGCCTCGGGCGGGTTTTACGTGCTGACGCACGCTGATCACGTCATCGCGGGGGCGACCACGCTCACCGGTTCGATCGGCGTGCTCACCGGCAAGTTCGTGCTCGAGGAGTTCAACCGGCGCTACGGCTTTCACCCCGAAGCGATCCGGCGGGGCCGCTTCGCGCTCGCCATGAGCCCCGCGCACCCCTTTACCGACGACGAGCGGGCGCTGCAGGCGCGCGCCATCGCCGAGGTCTACGCGCGTTTTACGGAGCGCGTCGCCGCGGGGCGCAAGCTCCCCCTGGGGCGCGTCGAGGAGCTCGCTGGGGGCCGCGTGTGGACGGGGCGCGACGCGCAGGCGCGGGGGCTGGTCGACGAGCTCGGCGACGTGGCGTTGGGCGTCGCGCGGGCGCGCGAGATGGCCGGGCTGCGTGAGGACGCGCCCGTCTGGAACGTGCCGGCGCCCGCGAAGTTGGTGCTGCCACAGCCCGACAAGCCAGGGGCGTGGGAGAGCCTCTACCCCTGGCGCGAAGATCGCGCGCTGCTTTGGGCGCCGCTGCCGAGCGTGCGGCTTTAGGGGTGACCTGTGGCGCGCGGCGTGTGGGTCGTCGACCACAGGCCACGCGCCACAGGCCACAAGCCATGTCCTGCGAGGCGTCAGCCGATCACGCCGCGCTCTCTAGCCCACACCACGGCCTCGGCCCGCGAGCGCACCCCCAGCTTGTCGTACACCGCCGAGATGTAGTTGCGCACCGTCTGGGTGGCGAGCCCCAGCTCGGCGGCGATGGCCTCGTTGCTTTTGCCCCGCGCGAGCCGCTCCAAAACCTGCCGTTCGCGTTTGGAGAGGGTCACGAGCGCGCTGCGCTCGAGCTTGCGCGCGCGCACCTGGGAGAGGCGCTCTAGCACCTGCGAGCTAAACCAGGCCGTGTCCGACATCACCTCCTGGAGGGCGCGGTGCAGCTGCTCCTCGGTCTGTTTGCGTTCGGTGATGTCGTAAAACAGCTTGAGCTGCCCCCGTTCGTCGCCAAAGCGCAAGACCTCCCCCGAGATGAGGATGTCGCGAACCTCCCCCGTTTTGGTGCGGAGCCTCAGCTCGAGGTTGCGAAACGCCTCCGGGGGCGGTTCTTGTGCCCCCGCTTGGCAGCTCGCCCCGCGTTCGGAGGGTTGGGTCGCCCACAACCCCAGCTCGCGCGCGCTGCGGCCGAGAACCTCCTCGCGCGAAAACCCGGTGAGGGCCAAAAACGCGTCGTTGACGTCGACGAAGTGTCGCGTGGCGAGCGCGGTGATACACGCCGCGACGGGTCCCGCGTGAAACACCGTAAAAAAGCGCGCTTCGCTCTCGCGGAGCGCCTCGAGCGCCCGCTTTTGCACGTCGATGTCGCGGTTCATACCGACCCAGCCGGTGACCGCCCCGCTGTCGTCGAAGAGCGGCACGGCGCGCGCGCTCATCCAGCGCCACGCGCCGCTATGGTGGCGGACGCGAAACTCGGTGTCCGAAGGCACGAGCGTGCGCAGGTCGTTCTGCCACTGCGCGACGACGTCGTCGCGGTCGTCGGGGTGCACGGCGTCCAGCCAGCCCCACCCCTGCCGCTCGGCTTCGGTCTGACCGGTAAAGGCACACCACGAGGGCGACTCGCCCACGACGAGCCCCGCAGCGTCGGCGGTCCACACCGCTTGGGCGGAGGCTTCGACGAGGGCGCGGAACCGCCTTTCGCTCTGGGTCAGCGCCGGCTCGGTGGCGTGTGCCGGGTCGCGCACCACGGCGACGCACGTCGGCGCTGCGCCAAGCAGCACGGTGAGCTCGAGCTGCAACCAACGCGTCGCCCCCGCTCGGTGCCGAAACCGCGCCGCCGTACGGCACCCGAACGGCTTCCGACGGGCGCTAGCGGCGCGCGCGAGCCGCGCGAGGACGGCGGCGCTGTGCGCTCTATCCTTCGGGTGCATAAAGTCGGTGTAGGGGTGACCGCGCAGCTCCGCAGCGGTGTAGCCCAGGAGCGCGCAGAGGGCGCGGTCGACGTAGACGACGCGGCCCGTGCGCAGCGCGACCCGCGCCACGCCGGCGTCGGTGCGGGTGAGAGCGCAACCCGTGGCCGCCCCCGCGACGTCGTCAGCACCCCCCGGGTCGGCGTCTTCCCCTTTGCTGTCGGTACCCTCTACGTCGTCGGTGACCCCGGCATACTCCATTGACGCAGTCTACGCCAAGCGCCCGGGGCGCGCGGGGTCTGGCCCGAGCGCGACGGTTGGCGTGTCGGCGAGCGGGGGGCGCTCTAAGGCGCCTCCTCCCAGTAGGGGACGACGCCAAACTGGTCGTGCAGCTTCCGCCCCCACTCGCGGTCGGCGGTGTTGGGCCAGTTGCGTTTGTCGAAGCCCTCGGCGTTTTTGAGCACCTCGCGTTCGATCTCGAGCCGCAGCGCCTTGTTCTTGGCGTCGAGCGCGAGCGCCCGCCACGGGACGGCGAAGAGCTTGTCGCCGTAGCCCAAGATGCCGCCGTAGGAGAGCACCGCGTAGGCGATCGTGCCCGTCTCGAGGTCGATCATCAGATCCTCTAGGTGGCCTAAGTCCTCGCCGCGCGCGTTGGTGACCTTGTCGCCGATGAGCGTCTTCGCCGTGAGGTTGCGCCCCTCCGGGGTGGCCATGTGGGGGTTGCTGGGGTCGTGCCCCGTGGTGCCTTGTCCCGCCCCACTGGGCGCGGCGTCGCCTTCTCGGGTCATAGAAGCCTCCTTAGGGGCGCAGTGTAGTCCAGCGGCGCGCGCCAGACTGTGAGGCAGCTTGAGAAGGGCTTTTGTGCCCGCCGTGCGCCCGGGCGGGGGGTAGCGGGGGGTTTGGGCGTATTAGGATGGAGCGATGAGTTTGCACGACGTGGTGATCGTAAGCGCGGTGCGCACCCCCATCGGGCGCATCCGCGGGGCGCTCTCGGGCGTCCGCCCCGACGACCTCGCGGGGTTGGTGATCAAGGAGGCGGTCGCGCGCGCCGGCGTCGACCCCCGGGAGGTCGAGGAGGTGGTCTTCGGTTGCGCGAACGGCGCGGGCGAGGACAACCGCAACGTCGCGCGGATGGGGGCGCTGTTAGCGGACCTGCCCGAGAGCGTCGCGGGGGTGAGCGTCAACCGGCTCTGCGCGAGCGGGCTCTCGGCAGTCAACCAAGCCGCGCGCGCCATCCGCTGCGGCGAGGGGGAGGTCTACGTCGCGGGTGGGGTCGAGTCGATGACCCGCGCGCCCTACGCGCTCCCCAAAAACCCGGTCGGCTTCGGGCCGTCGGGCAACGTCACGGCCTGGGACACGACGCTCGGTTGGCGCTTTCCCAACCCCCGGCTCGAGGCGCGCTTTCCGCTAGAGGCGATGGGGGAGACCGCCGAAAACATCGTCG
This window contains:
- a CDS encoding ABC transporter substrate-binding protein, whose amino-acid sequence is MQRPLVLLYALCALFTWARAETPRVGAVLSLSGADEHTGNAQAAALELAARDLAARGLRLELRVLDDRSDPQRAAEHAAALLAEGAHALVCCSSPEVADAVRAAFDADAPPTFALSHPRGAGAPTRGFFSLEPGSAYELAELARHLAAQARVALLAPYSPAGDTAEAVLRARLGERLVGSERYPVASGDPLTPEALLAITRLPDAVVVWGERAGEALTALAARGYTGPVYLEARALEGLSALQRARLEGAALEARAVVSPFVLGFALAAEHPSAAQSARYRRASALSGGESSLAGAYAWDALQLLGGAFEQAYAYGLTSGAARGEDQRARLRAALREVLFGLEPVAGSSAVLQPSAQRLGVAVSGALVAARWQGGAWRPLGAPTAP
- a CDS encoding cyclic-di-AMP receptor, producing the protein MKLILTIVQDADAPKLQNALLEHGLRSTKLASTGGFLREGNTTFLLGVEDHQVERAKAIIHDVCRERSKMLRPLPHMSEMGPVMPNEPIEVTIGGATVFILDVEEFAKL
- a CDS encoding S49 family peptidase is translated as MDAKELSTLLQSASGALSRLAASLPGQRPEVVVVELSGSFPARRARRPLPRALPVAPREMSLEELTAQLERLAQAPWLKGVLFRVEGLTVGGATAEALRALVTRLRQAGKRTSCYLTRLDLLSYFVASAADEVVLPESAELSVFGLALETTFMRDALARYGIAFEKLALRDYKTAGDTLARQEMSPAQREQYGRLLESLEATLVEAIASSRGVAADTVRAWFDEGVTSASRALELGMIDRVAYEDELIGRGHKPLREAARFFPAPLPPLRSRKVAVITLEGAIVTGRSRRLPLPLPLVGGKQAGAETLLRAFRAAEADDGVAAVVFYVNSGGGSALASDLIWREVVRLRRKKPVVAVMGEVAASGGFYVLTHADHVIAGATTLTGSIGVLTGKFVLEEFNRRYGFHPEAIRRGRFALAMSPAHPFTDDERALQARAIAEVYARFTERVAAGRKLPLGRVEELAGGRVWTGRDAQARGLVDELGDVALGVARAREMAGLREDAPVWNVPAPAKLVLPQPDKPGAWESLYPWREDRALLWAPLPSVRL
- a CDS encoding PAS domain S-box protein, with the protein product MEYAGVTDDVEGTDSKGEDADPGGADDVAGAATGCALTRTDAGVARVALRTGRVVYVDRALCALLGYTAAELRGHPYTDFMHPKDRAHSAAVLARLARAASARRKPFGCRTAARFRHRAGATRWLQLELTVLLGAAPTCVAVVRDPAHATEPALTQSERRFRALVEASAQAVWTADAAGLVVGESPSWCAFTGQTEAERQGWGWLDAVHPDDRDDVVAQWQNDLRTLVPSDTEFRVRHHSGAWRWMSARAVPLFDDSGAVTGWVGMNRDIDVQKRALEALRESEARFFTVFHAGPVAACITALATRHFVDVNDAFLALTGFSREEVLGRSARELGLWATQPSERGASCQAGAQEPPPEAFRNLELRLRTKTGEVRDILISGEVLRFGDERGQLKLFYDITERKQTEEQLHRALQEVMSDTAWFSSQVLERLSQVRARKLERSALVTLSKRERQVLERLARGKSNEAIAAELGLATQTVRNYISAVYDKLGVRSRAEAVVWARERGVIG
- a CDS encoding PRC-barrel domain-containing protein is translated as MTREGDAAPSGAGQGTTGHDPSNPHMATPEGRNLTAKTLIGDKVTNARGEDLGHLEDLMIDLETGTIAYAVLSYGGILGYGDKLFAVPWRALALDAKNKALRLEIEREVLKNAEGFDKRNWPNTADREWGRKLHDQFGVVPYWEEAP